A single region of the Ascaphus truei isolate aAscTru1 chromosome 6, aAscTru1.hap1, whole genome shotgun sequence genome encodes:
- the LOC142496577 gene encoding phospholipase A2 inhibitor NAI-like translates to MASLLHALCVLSALTATGYSLSCTVCVSSSGTFCTGPSITCPADHVCMSSYTVTTARGIDIVDVLNRGCESQSKCGMSGSVSIADGKIKIGATCCTSDNCTPPIPTLPADNHQRNGVTCRTCTSADSDWCYTSDTMGCTGDEKMCLLQTTTMSEPISSNVAIRGCATESICNVGSQNVSSSGVNLRVTYKCSNRSIGLHPGFFLTAVALLLIKLMSWDNL, encoded by the exons ATGGCCTCCCTCCTGCACGCTCTCTGTGTCCTCTCCGCCCTCACAGCCACAG GTTATTCTCTgtcatgtacagtgtgtgtgagttccAGTGGTACATTCTGCACAGGCCCCTCTATAACCTGCCCTGCTGATCATGTTTGCATGTCTTCATACACCGTAACCACAGCAC GCGGAATAGATATAGTTGACGTCTTAAACAGAGGCTGTGAGTCACAAAGCAAGTGCGGCATGTCTGGGAGTGTTAGCATTGCTGACGGCAAGATCAAGATAGGTGCCACCTGTTGTACCAGTGACAACTGCACTCCTCCCATACCCACCT TGCCAGCTGATAACCATCAAAGGAATGGAGTGACGTGCCGAACCTGCACCTCTGCAGACTCGGACTGGTGTTACACTTCGGATACCATGGGTTGTACTGGGGACGAGAAGATGTGCCTTCTCCAAACAACAACAATGTCAG AACCTATATCAAGCAATGTGGCCATACGTGGTTGTGCCACTGAAAGTATCTGCAATGTTGGTAGCCAAAACGTGAGCAGCAGTGGTGTAAACCTACGTGTAACGTATAAATGCTCCAATAGAAGTATTGGTCTACACCCAGGATTTTTCTTGACGGCTGTGGCTCTTTTGCTGATTAAACTTATGTCTTGGGACAATTTGTAG